Proteins from one Helicobacteraceae bacterium genomic window:
- a CDS encoding methylenetetrahydrofolate reductase codes for MFETLIEKLREGSWLTLETNPAKSASFQPIIDKLAELEIDKKIDAWSVTDNALSQLRYGSIFAAIKLQAAFNKPAIATISMRDRNLIGIQSDILGANEAGVRAFLSVTGDPASMSDQPRAKGVFEANSVEFLKIAHFFNRGIDYAGKTIAPAPKQIYPFAVCNSYAKNAASLKRKIAKKIGASAIGVISQPVFSIEDALFLRALFDEARAEFDDERANARLVVGFFPLARLKTAQFLQSRVPGVRVGDRWIDALFAANAKGEEEESRAGFEMSAELLRAMRKENLPVHIMSANKFELAAQLIDYAA; via the coding sequence ATGTTTGAAACATTGATAGAAAAATTGCGAGAGGGGAGTTGGCTTACGCTCGAGACAAACCCCGCTAAGAGCGCCAGCTTTCAACCGATAATCGACAAACTTGCCGAGTTGGAGATTGACAAAAAAATAGACGCTTGGAGCGTTACCGATAACGCGTTGTCGCAACTTCGTTACGGCTCTATTTTTGCGGCTATTAAACTTCAGGCGGCGTTTAACAAGCCCGCGATCGCCACAATCAGCATGCGCGATCGCAATCTTATCGGCATTCAATCGGATATTCTAGGCGCGAACGAGGCGGGCGTTAGGGCTTTTTTGAGCGTTACGGGCGATCCGGCGAGCATGAGCGATCAGCCTCGCGCGAAGGGCGTTTTTGAGGCGAACAGCGTCGAGTTTCTGAAAATAGCGCATTTTTTTAATCGCGGGATCGATTACGCCGGCAAAACGATCGCGCCCGCGCCAAAGCAGATTTATCCGTTCGCCGTCTGCAATAGTTACGCGAAAAACGCGGCGAGTCTTAAACGCAAGATCGCCAAAAAGATAGGCGCGTCGGCGATCGGCGTGATTTCGCAACCCGTTTTTTCGATCGAGGACGCGCTTTTTTTGCGAGCGCTGTTTGACGAGGCGCGCGCCGAGTTTGACGACGAACGCGCAAACGCTAGGCTGGTTGTAGGCTTTTTTCCGCTTGCGCGCCTAAAAACCGCGCAATTTTTGCAGTCGCGCGTTCCGGGCGTTCGCGTCGGCGATCGCTGGATCGACGCGCTCTTTGCGGCTAACGCTAAAGGCGAAGAGGAGGAAAGCAGGGCGGGTTTCGAGATGAGCGCGGAGCTTTTACGCGCCATGCGCAAGGAAAATCTGCCCGTTCATATTATGAGCGCGAATAAGTTTGAGTTAGCCGCGCAGCTAATCGACTACGCGGCGTAG
- a CDS encoding aliphatic sulfonate ABC transporter substrate-binding protein, with the protein MKKLFFAFLAMTSFVFADHDHGSKAELRIGAQPYPLYAPIWAAKELGYLDEEFKKIGATYTWNVFGNGPLVNEGVRGGSIDLGMMADLPAIIAKSVGLDIVIFANFGIGEKALALIVPIDSPIKEVKDVKGKKIAYGKGTYAQHLLALLVNNAGLKNGDFEHINLAAGDIPTAIITGQIDGAVIWEQYISLLVESGQARVVADGTGIKLGNNISYIKRDFAAKHPEVLAAYIKAIERGSQYINKDNKAAAKLLSPTFKVTPEVLEKVFSHFEYYAKFLPRDVKEIETVKNYVLKEGIIKKDVNIKEFVTTKYIEAAGI; encoded by the coding sequence ATGAAAAAACTGTTTTTTGCGTTTTTAGCTATGACGAGTTTTGTTTTCGCCGATCACGATCACGGCTCCAAAGCGGAGTTAAGAATCGGCGCTCAACCATACCCGCTTTACGCGCCGATCTGGGCGGCGAAAGAGCTGGGGTATTTGGACGAGGAGTTCAAGAAGATAGGCGCGACCTATACGTGGAACGTTTTCGGCAACGGACCGCTGGTCAATGAAGGGGTGCGCGGCGGTAGCATTGATCTAGGAATGATGGCGGACTTGCCCGCGATCATCGCCAAATCGGTCGGGCTGGACATCGTGATATTCGCCAATTTCGGAATCGGCGAAAAGGCTTTGGCGCTGATCGTCCCTATCGATTCGCCCATAAAAGAGGTAAAGGACGTCAAAGGCAAAAAGATCGCCTACGGCAAAGGCACATACGCGCAACACCTGCTGGCGTTACTGGTCAATAACGCGGGGCTGAAAAACGGCGATTTTGAGCATATCAATCTAGCCGCCGGCGATATTCCAACCGCGATCATAACGGGGCAGATCGACGGCGCGGTGATCTGGGAGCAGTATATTAGCCTGCTAGTCGAGTCGGGTCAGGCGCGCGTGGTAGCCGACGGAACGGGGATTAAACTCGGCAACAACATCTCCTATATCAAGCGAGACTTCGCGGCTAAACACCCCGAAGTTTTAGCGGCGTATATCAAAGCGATCGAACGCGGCTCGCAATACATCAACAAAGACAACAAAGCGGCGGCAAAACTGCTCTCGCCGACCTTCAAAGTTACGCCCGAAGTATTAGAAAAGGTCTTTTCGCACTTTGAGTATTACGCCAAATTCCTGCCGCGCGACGTTAAAGAGATCGAGACGGTCAAAAACTACGTGCTTAAAGAGGGGATCATCAAAAAAGACGTAAATATAAAAGAGTTCGTAACGACAAAATATATCGAAGCGGCTGGGATATGA
- the serB gene encoding phosphoserine phosphatase SerB, producing MKLCVFDFDSTLMDGETIDILAQAFGKGEEIAAITREAMNGEMDFYEAISRRALALKGMRYDEAVKICENLPLINGAIECVTELRRRGYKTVIFSGGFHIATDPAAKKLGALASFANILRHKNGVLTGEVGGEMLFGFSKGDMLRRLQSLLGIDAKDTIAVGDGANDRAMFKYAATKIAFCAKEVLKKEANVVIDEKDMRLVLKHARD from the coding sequence ATGAAACTCTGCGTTTTTGATTTTGACTCTACGTTAATGGACGGCGAAACGATCGATATTTTGGCGCAAGCCTTCGGCAAAGGCGAGGAGATCGCCGCGATCACTCGCGAAGCGATGAACGGCGAAATGGATTTTTACGAGGCGATCTCGCGCCGCGCGTTGGCGCTAAAAGGAATGCGCTACGACGAAGCGGTAAAAATATGCGAAAACCTGCCGCTGATAAACGGCGCGATCGAGTGCGTAACGGAGCTAAGGCGGCGCGGTTATAAGACGGTTATTTTTTCGGGCGGCTTTCATATAGCCACAGACCCCGCCGCCAAAAAACTCGGCGCGCTCGCGTCGTTCGCAAATATACTTCGCCATAAAAACGGCGTTTTAACGGGAGAGGTCGGCGGCGAAATGCTCTTTGGTTTCTCTAAGGGCGACATGCTTCGGCGCCTTCAAAGCCTGCTTGGAATAGACGCTAAGGACACTATCGCCGTTGGCGACGGGGCGAACGATCGCGCGATGTTCAAATACGCCGCGACAAAAATCGCCTTTTGCGCCAAAGAGGTCTTGAAAAAAGAGGCGAACGTCGTAATCGACGAAAAAGATATGAGGCTAGTTTTGAAACACGCGCGCGACTAG
- a CDS encoding metallophosphoesterase, translating to MGRIVIYGDIHGCLDEWRKLRQKIGVGASDCEISVGDLFSKGPKPLETLRYARNEGVITIIGNHEEKLLDIAAAKKAGEPIESNGYLEFFNKLNANDVAYIFSSPRFLRIANIVVVHAGLTNSMRLDCLNDDQLSILTRLRYVGAGAMDYRFWSELYNGNQGFAVYGHTPSDIRRDKHALGIDTGCVYGYKLSAAIFKRRGKRFDLDTAEIAQVDAKERYA from the coding sequence ATGGGACGAATCGTAATTTACGGCGATATTCACGGCTGTTTGGACGAATGGCGAAAGCTACGCCAAAAGATCGGCGTAGGCGCAAGCGACTGCGAGATTAGCGTGGGCGATCTGTTCAGCAAAGGACCAAAACCGCTAGAAACGCTTAGATACGCTAGAAACGAGGGCGTAATAACTATTATAGGCAACCACGAGGAGAAACTGCTCGATATTGCGGCGGCGAAAAAAGCGGGCGAGCCGATCGAATCGAACGGATATTTGGAATTCTTTAATAAACTGAACGCGAACGACGTCGCCTATATTTTTTCGTCGCCGCGATTTTTAAGAATCGCCAATATCGTCGTAGTTCACGCGGGGCTTACCAATTCGATGCGTTTAGATTGCCTAAACGACGATCAGTTATCCATACTAACAAGGTTGCGCTATGTCGGCGCGGGCGCGATGGATTATCGTTTCTGGTCCGAGCTGTATAATGGCAATCAAGGTTTCGCGGTGTATGGACATACGCCGAGCGACATACGAAGGGATAAGCACGCGCTTGGAATCGACACGGGTTGCGTCTATGGCTATAAACTTAGCGCGGCAATTTTTAAACGGCGCGGCAAGCGGTTTGACTTGGATACGGCGGAGATCGCGCAGGTGGACGCGAAGGAGCGCTACGCGTGA
- a CDS encoding DUF805 domain-containing protein → MEAVKGWFQVWLSYIKETYGALSNREKALEGGAFAGRIGRRHFWTIALVTIAISIVLSVIDSVIFIVVLGVPVTPLSSLFGLFTLIPLISAEIRRLHDIGQVGWWLLVPLYNLYLWAQKGDEGENKYGAAPSVAP, encoded by the coding sequence ATGGAGGCAGTTAAGGGTTGGTTTCAGGTATGGCTTAGCTATATCAAGGAAACATACGGCGCTTTGTCTAATCGCGAAAAGGCGCTAGAGGGAGGCGCGTTCGCCGGTCGAATAGGAAGGCGGCATTTTTGGACGATTGCGTTAGTAACGATTGCTATTTCAATCGTCTTGAGCGTAATTGACTCCGTTATCTTTATCGTCGTCTTAGGCGTTCCGGTTACGCCGTTATCGTCGCTGTTTGGGCTATTTACGCTGATCCCGTTGATAAGCGCGGAAATTCGCAGATTGCACGATATTGGTCAGGTCGGCTGGTGGCTTTTGGTCCCGTTATATAACCTCTACCTATGGGCGCAAAAGGGAGACGAGGGCGAAAACAAATACGGAGCGGCTCCGTCCGTCGCCCCTTAA
- a CDS encoding PLP-dependent transferase codes for MSESWRPETAAIHAAYDNKSGEGTMAVPIYQTTAYEFGSAETAANRFALKELGNIYTRLNNPTVGVLEGRFAEVEGGAAALATSSGAAAVFYSIANLAASGENILLANKIYGGTLSLTQYTIKRFGIETRIFDPQKPETIEPLIDDKTRAIIFESISNPSIDIADVEPIVAIAKKHKIATIVDNTVGTPYLFRPFDWDVDVSVHSLSKYTSGQGLGIGGIIVERKGLNELLIGNPRYKHFNEPDYSYHGLVYAQLPFPLFTLRARLSLARDIGAIAQPFAAWLFLQGLETLNLRIKRHSESALTVAKWLKTHKKVQSVNYPLLEGDKNYAYAKKYLTGYASGLLSFEVGDLEFAKHILNTTKIFSRVVNIGDSKSIITHSASTTHQQLTEREQADCGITPGLVRLSIGLEAPEDLIADLERALNV; via the coding sequence ATGAGCGAAAGCTGGAGACCGGAGACCGCCGCCATTCACGCGGCATACGACAACAAGAGCGGCGAGGGGACGATGGCGGTGCCAATCTACCAAACCACCGCATACGAGTTTGGCAGCGCGGAAACGGCGGCAAACCGCTTCGCGCTGAAGGAGCTTGGCAATATCTACACGCGGCTAAACAACCCGACCGTCGGCGTTTTGGAGGGGCGTTTTGCCGAAGTGGAGGGCGGCGCGGCGGCGCTCGCTACATCTAGCGGCGCGGCGGCGGTTTTCTATTCGATTGCCAATCTAGCCGCTTCGGGCGAAAATATCTTGCTTGCCAACAAGATTTACGGCGGCACGCTTAGCTTGACGCAATACACGATCAAACGTTTTGGGATTGAAACGCGCATATTCGATCCGCAAAAACCGGAGACGATCGAGCCGCTTATCGACGATAAAACGCGGGCGATTATCTTTGAGTCCATCAGCAACCCCTCGATTGATATAGCCGACGTCGAGCCGATCGTCGCGATCGCCAAAAAGCATAAGATCGCCACGATCGTCGATAACACCGTCGGCACGCCCTATCTGTTCCGCCCGTTTGATTGGGACGTTGACGTAAGCGTCCATAGCCTTAGCAAATATACGAGCGGGCAAGGGCTTGGCATAGGCGGCATTATCGTAGAGCGCAAAGGGTTAAACGAGCTTTTAATCGGCAATCCGCGCTACAAGCACTTTAACGAGCCTGATTATAGTTACCACGGGCTAGTTTATGCCCAGTTACCGTTTCCGCTTTTTACGCTTAGGGCGCGGCTTAGTTTGGCGCGGGATATTGGCGCGATCGCTCAGCCGTTCGCAGCGTGGCTATTTTTGCAGGGGCTAGAGACGCTTAATTTGCGGATTAAGCGCCACAGCGAAAGCGCGCTTACCGTCGCCAAATGGCTAAAAACGCACAAAAAGGTTCAGTCGGTTAATTACCCGCTGTTAGAGGGCGACAAAAACTACGCTTACGCCAAAAAATACCTTACGGGTTACGCGAGCGGACTGCTTAGCTTTGAGGTGGGCGATCTGGAGTTTGCTAAGCATATCCTTAATACGACGAAAATCTTCAGCCGCGTCGTTAATATCGGCGATAGTAAGTCGATCATCACGCACAGCGCCAGCACGACGCACCAGCAACTGACCGAACGGGAGCAAGCCGATTGCGGAATCACCCCGGGACTTGTGCGGTTGTCGATCGGTTTGGAAGCGCCGGAAGACCTGATTGCGGATTTGGAGCGGGCGCTTAACGTCTAA
- a CDS encoding aliphatic sulfonate ABC transporter substrate-binding protein — protein sequence MRRFGFTALAAIALLACDLSGADKPTLRIAAQRTPAYASLWAAKELGYFDEEFKKVGAAYTWNEFAAGPLVNEALSGGSADLGVSGDQPAITARSAGLDIIAISNLGSGERTIGLIVPPNSPIKSVKDIKGKKIAYGKGSTVHHLLDLLLKANGLGKSDIDHVNLGAEDIGAALDRGDVDGALTWDHTLTKLIAEGRARLIADGVGLKLTNRVSYVTRSFAEKHPEVVAAYIRAIDRGAKRIEGDKEAAYKLLSPIFRLDRDTFIKVFGNQKLYTKFNERDIAEIRSVKDYLLKERLIRNDVDIDKFITAEYIERAGI from the coding sequence ATGAGACGCTTTGGTTTTACGGCGCTCGCCGCGATCGCGCTACTGGCGTGCGATCTATCTGGCGCGGATAAGCCGACGCTACGGATCGCCGCGCAAAGAACGCCCGCCTACGCCTCGCTCTGGGCGGCAAAGGAGCTAGGCTACTTTGACGAGGAGTTTAAGAAAGTCGGCGCGGCATATACGTGGAACGAGTTTGCGGCGGGACCGCTGGTAAATGAAGCGCTAAGCGGAGGCAGCGCGGATTTGGGCGTTTCAGGCGATCAGCCCGCGATCACCGCTCGATCGGCGGGGCTGGACATAATCGCGATCTCCAATTTGGGATCGGGCGAGCGCACGATTGGGTTGATTGTTCCGCCAAATTCGCCGATCAAATCCGTTAAAGATATAAAAGGCAAAAAGATCGCCTACGGCAAGGGATCGACGGTGCATCACCTGCTCGATCTGCTGCTCAAGGCAAACGGATTAGGTAAAAGCGACATAGATCACGTCAATCTAGGCGCGGAGGATATTGGCGCCGCGCTCGATCGCGGCGACGTGGACGGCGCGCTGACATGGGATCACACCTTAACCAAGCTGATCGCGGAAGGCAGGGCGCGGCTAATCGCCGACGGCGTTGGACTGAAGCTGACCAACCGAGTAAGCTATGTAACGCGATCGTTCGCCGAAAAACACCCCGAAGTCGTCGCGGCGTATATTAGAGCGATTGATCGCGGCGCGAAGCGGATCGAGGGCGATAAAGAGGCGGCGTATAAGCTACTCTCGCCGATTTTCAGGCTCGATCGCGACACGTTTATCAAGGTATTCGGCAACCAAAAGCTATACACGAAATTCAACGAGCGCGACATAGCCGAAATCCGATCGGTTAAAGATTACTTGCTTAAAGAGCGACTGATCCGAAACGACGTGGATATCGACAAGTTCATTACCGCCGAATATATCGAAAGGGCGGGGATATGA
- a CDS encoding ABC transporter ATP-binding protein — protein MAVELILQIRDLSKTFSKKGAENRVLDKVSLSVDRGEFVSIIGASGCGKSTLLRIIGGLETASGGEAIFEGKPVGKPSRERGFIFQDHRLLPWLNVIDNIKFSLPPDTPNANEIAREKLALVGLSGAERRYPRELSGGMSQRAAIARALANSPKLLLLDEPLGALDAITKIRLQEEILRIWSAEKITMILVTHDIDEAVYLGERVVVMGKGGIEAIHRIELSSPRNRVSAEFARQKSAIYKAFFGDLDAPFSYAI, from the coding sequence GTGGCAGTAGAACTGATTTTGCAAATTCGCGATCTAAGCAAGACGTTTTCAAAAAAGGGCGCGGAAAACCGCGTTCTGGACAAGGTCAGCTTGAGCGTCGATCGCGGGGAGTTCGTATCGATCATAGGCGCGAGCGGTTGCGGCAAATCGACGCTTCTTAGGATTATCGGCGGGTTGGAGACGGCAAGCGGCGGCGAGGCGATCTTCGAGGGCAAACCGGTGGGCAAACCAAGCCGCGAGCGCGGCTTTATCTTTCAAGATCACCGCCTGTTGCCGTGGCTGAACGTGATCGACAATATCAAGTTCAGCTTGCCGCCCGATACGCCAAACGCAAACGAGATCGCGCGAGAAAAGCTGGCGCTAGTAGGACTAAGCGGCGCCGAGCGACGCTATCCGCGCGAGCTAAGCGGCGGCATGTCGCAAAGAGCGGCGATCGCTAGAGCGCTCGCCAACAGCCCGAAACTGCTACTGCTCGACGAGCCGCTAGGCGCGCTTGACGCGATCACCAAAATCCGCCTGCAAGAGGAGATTTTGCGTATATGGAGCGCCGAAAAGATCACGATGATCCTAGTAACGCACGATATAGACGAGGCGGTCTATCTAGGAGAGCGCGTGGTGGTGATGGGCAAGGGCGGGATCGAGGCGATTCACCGCATAGAGCTTAGCTCGCCGCGCAACCGCGTTAGCGCCGAATTCGCGCGGCAAAAATCGGCGATCTACAAAGCGTTTTTCGGCGATCTCGACGCGCCGTTTAGTTATGCGATCTAA
- a CDS encoding ABC transporter permease: protein MVAQYLILPLALIAVWKGADLAGWIQPYTMPPPEDVVATGVEFVEDGTLWQHTKASIIRVLEGFAIALVLALTLGIVIGLSRAAERLTEGILQVIQPIPPIAWIPLAILWFGIGEGSKIYIIAIGAFFPILINTVEGIKNIDPKFLELAKVYETSRRRVIARVILPGALPFIMAGIRLGLSMAWICVVAAELIAAQAGIGYMLMDGRSLARPDMVILGMLIIGVIGKLLDDLLRKITKKAIRWQ from the coding sequence TTGGTAGCGCAATATCTAATTTTGCCTCTGGCGCTGATCGCGGTATGGAAGGGAGCTGATTTGGCGGGTTGGATTCAGCCCTACACAATGCCGCCGCCCGAAGACGTGGTGGCTACGGGCGTAGAGTTCGTCGAGGACGGGACGCTCTGGCAACACACGAAGGCAAGCATAATCCGCGTCTTGGAAGGCTTTGCGATCGCGCTGGTTCTCGCTTTAACGCTTGGAATCGTAATCGGGCTATCGCGCGCGGCGGAGCGGCTAACGGAAGGAATCTTGCAGGTAATCCAGCCGATCCCGCCGATCGCGTGGATACCGCTGGCGATTTTGTGGTTTGGCATAGGCGAGGGATCGAAAATCTACATTATCGCGATCGGCGCGTTTTTTCCTATCCTAATAAACACGGTGGAGGGGATCAAAAACATCGATCCAAAATTTCTGGAGCTTGCCAAAGTCTATGAAACCTCGCGTCGGCGCGTGATCGCCCGCGTGATCTTGCCGGGCGCGCTGCCGTTTATTATGGCGGGCATTCGTTTGGGGCTTAGCATGGCGTGGATATGCGTCGTAGCCGCCGAGCTGATCGCCGCTCAAGCGGGGATCGGCTATATGCTGATGGACGGGCGATCGCTCGCTCGCCCCGATATGGTGATCTTGGGAATGCTGATTATCGGCGTGATCGGCAAACTGCTAGACGATCTGCTTCGCAAGATCACCAAAAAGGCGATCAGGTGGCAGTAG
- a CDS encoding ABC transporter substrate-binding protein, producing MRRFGIAALAAIALLACDLSGADKPTLRIATTPYPLHAPLWAAKELGYLDEELNKVGATYTWNVFENGPLINEAARSGDIDAAILGDQPAIIARSVGLDIVAFANIAAGEKAMALVAPIDSPIKRFEDIRGKKIAYGKGTYVQHLLALLQEKHNVKSEEFEHINLGANEIPIALENKQIDGAMTWEHYISLLTLSGKARVVADGEGIKQGNIIAYARSGYAEKHPEVLAAYIRALDRGAKYVSNRTKEAAKLLAPAYKLPLDVTAASLARMDFHIKFTPRDLKEIADVANYLLKEKIIRKNVDIDAFVSEKYIDLAGI from the coding sequence ATGAGGCGCTTTGGCATTGCGGCGCTCGCCGCGATCGCGCTACTGGCGTGCGATCTATCTGGCGCGGATAAGCCGACGCTACGGATCGCCACCACGCCATACCCGCTTCACGCGCCGCTCTGGGCGGCGAAGGAGCTGGGGTATCTGGACGAGGAGCTAAACAAAGTCGGCGCGACCTATACGTGGAACGTCTTTGAAAACGGTCCGCTGATCAACGAGGCGGCGCGAAGCGGCGATATAGACGCGGCGATTTTGGGCGATCAGCCCGCGATTATCGCGCGATCTGTGGGGCTTGACATAGTGGCGTTCGCCAATATCGCCGCGGGCGAAAAGGCGATGGCGCTGGTCGCGCCGATCGACTCGCCAATCAAGAGGTTCGAGGACATAAGAGGCAAAAAGATCGCCTACGGCAAGGGAACCTACGTGCAACACTTGCTCGCGCTTTTGCAAGAGAAGCACAATGTGAAAAGCGAGGAGTTCGAGCATATCAATCTAGGCGCGAACGAGATTCCGATCGCGCTGGAAAACAAGCAGATCGACGGCGCGATGACTTGGGAGCATTACATCAGTCTGCTTACGCTCTCCGGTAAAGCGCGGGTGGTAGCCGACGGCGAGGGGATAAAACAGGGCAACATTATCGCCTACGCGAGAAGCGGTTACGCCGAGAAACACCCTGAGGTTTTGGCGGCGTATATCCGCGCTCTTGATCGCGGCGCGAAATATGTAAGCAACCGCACAAAAGAGGCGGCAAAACTACTCGCGCCCGCATACAAGCTGCCTCTTGACGTAACCGCCGCGTCGCTTGCGCGAATGGATTTTCACATCAAATTTACGCCGCGCGATCTAAAAGAGATCGCCGACGTCGCAAACTATCTGCTAAAAGAGAAAATTATTCGCAAAAACGTGGATATTGACGCGTTTGTCAGCGAGAAATATATCGATCTGGCGGGGATTTAG